A stretch of Halocalculus aciditolerans DNA encodes these proteins:
- a CDS encoding aldo/keto reductase, whose translation MPDLTNASDTFDIGGDRTVHRLGFGAMRITGDDIIGRPDDETEARDVVRRADDLGVDFIDTADSYGPGVSERLLGDALDATRDDLVVATKAGLLRNESGDWLPHGDPDYIRNQVLASRDRLGVETIDLYQFHRPDPDTDFEDSVHAFAELKDEGLVEHVGLSNVSVDQLEEAREIVDVATVQNEYSIGNREHQDVLDACEDYGIGFIPYAPVGWGAGFDGDTGDALEEVADAHDASVYQVALAWLLDTSPVTLPIPGTSSVDHLEQNVAASQLELTDDDRAKLD comes from the coding sequence ATGCCCGACCTCACGAACGCCTCGGACACCTTCGACATCGGCGGCGACCGCACCGTCCACCGCCTCGGCTTCGGCGCGATGCGCATCACCGGCGACGACATCATCGGCCGCCCCGACGACGAAACCGAAGCGAGGGACGTCGTCCGGCGCGCCGACGACCTCGGCGTCGACTTCATCGACACCGCCGACTCCTACGGCCCCGGCGTCAGTGAGCGACTCCTCGGCGACGCGCTCGACGCCACCCGCGACGACCTCGTCGTCGCCACGAAAGCCGGCCTCCTCCGGAACGAGTCCGGCGACTGGCTCCCGCACGGCGACCCCGACTACATCCGCAATCAGGTGCTCGCGAGCCGCGACCGCCTCGGCGTCGAGACCATCGACCTCTACCAGTTCCACCGCCCCGACCCGGACACCGACTTCGAGGACTCCGTTCACGCCTTCGCCGAACTGAAAGACGAAGGCCTCGTCGAGCACGTCGGCCTCTCTAACGTCTCCGTCGACCAGCTCGAAGAAGCACGGGAGATCGTCGACGTCGCGACGGTACAGAACGAGTACAGCATCGGGAACCGCGAACACCAGGACGTCCTCGACGCCTGCGAGGACTACGGCATCGGCTTCATCCCCTACGCGCCCGTCGGCTGGGGCGCGGGCTTCGACGGCGACACCGGCGACGCTCTCGAAGAAGTCGCCGACGCACACGACGCCAGCGTCTACCAAGTCGCGCTCGCCTGGCTCCTCGACACTTCCCCCGTTACCCTCCCCATCCCCGGCACCTCCAGCGTCGACCACCTCGAACAGAACGTCGCCGCCAGCCAGCTCGAACTCACCGACGACGACCGCGCGAAACTCGACTAA
- the idsA3 gene encoding geranylfarnesyl diphosphate synthase — protein MSQESREEAVLDAIGERRELVNDAIDEHLPMAEPKRLYEASRYLLEAGGKRLRPTVTLLVAEALADVEPLSTDYAAFPALDRSGSDGSGDATAAGSDDAGEVDVMASAVSIEVIQSFTLIHDDIMDDDDLRRGVPAVHREYDTETAILAGDTLYSKAFEIMLRTQAASERELQALETLATTCTKICEGQAYDVGFEERGNVDLSEYLGMVELKTAVLYSAASAVPGMLLGADDDTVDALARYGRTVGKAFQIQDDVLDLTVPSEQLGKQRGSDLVEGKRTVITLHARDQGVDVDSLLDADTPEEVTEAEIDEAVGVLEDAGSIQYAEDLAEELVEEGKAELDVLPDNEARQTLRDIADYLIHRGY, from the coding sequence ATGTCCCAGGAGTCCCGCGAGGAAGCGGTGCTCGACGCCATCGGGGAGCGTCGCGAACTGGTGAACGACGCCATCGACGAACACCTCCCGATGGCGGAGCCGAAGCGGCTCTACGAGGCCTCCCGCTACCTCCTCGAAGCCGGCGGGAAACGCCTCCGGCCGACGGTCACGCTCCTCGTCGCCGAAGCGCTCGCCGACGTCGAACCGCTCAGCACGGACTACGCGGCGTTCCCCGCGCTAGATAGGTCCGGAAGCGACGGGTCCGGCGATGCGACAGCCGCTGGAAGCGACGACGCCGGCGAGGTCGACGTGATGGCGTCCGCCGTCTCCATCGAGGTCATCCAGTCGTTCACGCTCATCCACGACGACATCATGGACGACGACGACCTCCGGCGCGGCGTCCCCGCCGTCCACCGCGAGTACGACACGGAGACCGCGATTCTCGCGGGCGACACACTCTACTCGAAAGCGTTCGAGATTATGCTGCGCACGCAGGCAGCGTCGGAGCGCGAACTCCAGGCGCTCGAAACGCTCGCCACCACCTGCACGAAGATCTGCGAAGGCCAGGCGTACGACGTCGGCTTCGAGGAACGCGGGAACGTCGACCTCTCAGAGTACCTCGGGATGGTCGAACTCAAGACCGCCGTCCTCTACAGCGCGGCGTCCGCCGTCCCCGGGATGCTCCTCGGCGCGGACGACGACACGGTCGACGCGCTCGCGCGCTACGGCCGCACCGTCGGGAAAGCCTTCCAGATTCAGGACGACGTCCTCGACCTCACCGTTCCCTCCGAACAGCTCGGTAAACAGCGCGGCAGCGACCTCGTCGAAGGAAAGCGCACCGTCATCACGCTGCACGCGCGCGACCAGGGCGTCGACGTCGACAGCCTCCTCGACGCCGACACTCCCGAAGAGGTCACCGAAGCCGAAATCGACGAAGCCGTCGGCGTCCTCGAAGACGCCGGCAGCATCCAGTACGCCGAAGACCTCGCCGAAGAACTCGTCGAAGAAGGCAAAGCCGAACTCGACGTCCTCCCCGACAACGAGGCCCGGCAGACCCTCCGCGACATCGCCGACTACCTCATCCACCGCGGGTACTAG
- a CDS encoding ribonuclease J: MEIEIATIGGYEEVGRNCTAVRAGDDIVIFDMGLNLSKVLIHDNVETERMHSLDLIDMGAIPDDRVMSDLEGDVKAIVPTHGHLDHIGAISKLAHRYDAPIVARPFTIELVKGQLEGEQKFGVDNELVKMDPDERMAIGDECELELVHVTHSIIDASNPVLHTPEGSVVYGLDKRIDHNPVIEEPFDMQRFREIANEGEGVLAYIEDTTNAGRKGRTPSESHARNHLKDVMYSLEDYSGGIVATTFSSHVSRVTSLVEFAKDIGRQPILLGRSMERYSGTAERMGRVNFPDNLGMFGHRKSVDRAFKRIMNEGKGNFLPIVTGHQGEPRAMLTRMGRGETPFDFDDGDKVIFSARVIPEPTNEGQRYQSEQLLRMQGARIYDDVHVSGHLSQEGHYQMLQELQPQHVIPAHQNLENVGKYVPLAESQGYKMGRDLHVARNGQTIQLTE; the protein is encoded by the coding sequence GGCTACGAAGAAGTCGGCCGTAACTGTACGGCAGTCCGCGCAGGAGACGACATCGTCATCTTCGACATGGGGCTGAACCTGTCGAAGGTTCTCATCCACGACAACGTCGAAACCGAGCGCATGCACAGCCTCGACCTGATCGACATGGGCGCAATTCCGGACGACCGCGTCATGTCCGACCTCGAGGGCGACGTGAAGGCCATCGTGCCGACGCACGGCCACCTCGACCACATCGGCGCAATCAGCAAACTCGCCCACCGCTACGACGCGCCCATCGTCGCGCGTCCGTTCACTATCGAGCTCGTGAAAGGCCAGCTCGAAGGCGAGCAGAAGTTCGGCGTCGACAACGAGCTCGTCAAGATGGACCCCGACGAGCGGATGGCGATCGGCGACGAGTGCGAGCTCGAACTCGTGCACGTCACGCACTCCATCATCGACGCGAGCAACCCCGTCCTCCACACGCCGGAGGGCTCGGTCGTCTACGGGCTCGACAAGCGCATCGACCACAATCCCGTCATCGAGGAGCCGTTCGACATGCAGCGGTTCCGCGAGATCGCGAACGAGGGCGAGGGCGTTCTCGCCTACATCGAGGACACCACGAACGCCGGCCGGAAGGGCCGCACGCCGAGCGAGTCCCACGCCCGCAATCACCTCAAGGACGTCATGTACAGCCTCGAGGACTACTCGGGCGGAATCGTCGCGACGACGTTCTCCAGCCACGTCTCCCGCGTCACCTCGCTCGTCGAGTTCGCGAAGGATATCGGCCGACAGCCCATCCTCCTCGGGCGCTCCATGGAGCGCTACTCCGGTACGGCTGAGCGCATGGGCCGCGTGAACTTCCCGGACAACCTCGGGATGTTCGGCCACCGCAAGAGCGTCGACCGCGCGTTCAAACGCATCATGAACGAGGGGAAGGGGAACTTCCTCCCCATCGTCACCGGCCACCAGGGCGAGCCGCGCGCGATGCTCACTCGGATGGGACGCGGCGAGACGCCGTTCGACTTCGACGACGGCGACAAGGTCATCTTCTCCGCGCGCGTCATCCCCGAGCCGACGAACGAGGGCCAGCGCTACCAGTCCGAGCAGCTCCTCCGCATGCAGGGCGCACGCATCTACGACGACGTCCACGTCTCCGGCCACCTCAGTCAGGAAGGCCACTACCAGATGCTCCAGGAGCTCCAGCCGCAACACGTCATCCCCGCCCACCAGAACCTCGAGAACGTCGGGAAGTACGTCCCGCTCGCCGAGAGCCAGGGGTACAAGATGGGGCGTGACCTCCACGTCGCCCGGAACGGGCAGACCATCCAGCTCACCGAATAG